From one Sardina pilchardus chromosome 6, fSarPil1.1, whole genome shotgun sequence genomic stretch:
- the LOC134082359 gene encoding speriolin-like protein — translation MDPEEESAVSLRHQNDQLRQENDYLKLTLDLLRENHTLRSKLYCTDRSTDHGPPGKVSSVTWEDSLDDGLFTADLLKAPHRTSSPTATSAGRKSTLKSARLDDQQEEDHLLQVKDPERLVGEIAFQLDRRILGNVFQEQHRLYGYTVANIPDKITQVCTHPVSAKLDEARRAVLIERYRGLLERLGRFGYSAGHHAPFAEFLVNTYGILRQRPDPRDHAAAPPHGGGCHGNPEFLRRLVVNTLPSTLLKDALLLHTCLCYLAEQDGKPLFLW, via the exons ATGGATCCGGAGGAGGAGAGCGCCGTATCGTTACGGCATCAGAACGATCAGCTACGGCAAGAGAACGACTACCTGAAGCTGACGCTGGATCTGCTGCGGGAGAATCACACCCTCCGGTCCAAACTTTACTGCACCGACCGGTCCACTGACCACGGTCCGCCAG GAAAGGTCAGCTCGGTGACCTGGGAGGACTCTCTGGACGACGGCCTCTTCACCGCCGACCTCCTGAAGGCCCCGCACAGAACCTCGTCTCCCACGGCGACCAGCGCAGGCAGGAAGTCCACGCTGAAGAGCGCTCGCCTGGACGACCAGCAGGAGGAGGACCACCTGctacaggtcaaag atccagAGCGGCTGGTGGGTGAGATAGCGTTCCAGCTGGACAGGAGGATTCTGGGTAACGTGTTCCAGGAGCAGCACCGTCTCTACGGCTACACAGTGGCCAACATCCCCGACAAGatcactcag gtgtgtacccACCCCGTGAGCGCTAAGCTGGACGAGGCTCGGCGGGCGGTTCTGATTGAGCGGTACCGCGGGCTGCTGGAGCGTTTGGGTCGGTTCGGCTACAGCGCGGGACACCACGCCCCCTTCGCGGAGTTCCTGGTGAACACCTACGGAATCCTGCGGCAGCGGCCGGACCCTCGCGACCACGCCGCCGCCCCCCCGCACGGCGGCGGTTGCCACGGCAACCCGGAGTTCCTGCGACGCCTGGTGGTCAACACTCTGCCGTCCACCCTGCTGAAGGACGCGCTGCTGCTGCACACATGCCTCTGCTACCTGGCCGAGCAGGACGGGAAGCCCCTCTTCCTGTGGTAG